A genomic segment from Aphis gossypii isolate Hap1 unplaced genomic scaffold, ASM2018417v2 Contig00921, whole genome shotgun sequence encodes:
- the LOC126555588 gene encoding uncharacterized protein LOC126555588: protein MPFLPHASIPHGSSVRKLMVTFLRKERYVVHYMNLKQAMAHGVLVEKTHRVLEFHQSPWLAPYINLNTELRKQAANKFEEQFFKDLNNSVFGKTIENMRKRFNLELVSCPVRI, encoded by the exons ATGCCGTTCTTGCCCCACGCCAGTATACCGCACGGATCGAGCGTCCGAAAGTTGATGGTCACATTTTTGCGGAAAGAACGCTACGTGGTtcattatatgaatttaaaacaggCCATGGCCCACGGTGTTTTAGTCGAAAaa ACTCACAGAGTGTTGGAGTTCCACCAATCTCCGTGGCTAGCCCCGTACATAAATCTGAACACGGAATTACGGAAGCAGGCTGCTAACAAATTCGAAGAACAATTCTTTAAGGATCTAAATAATTCGGTGTTCg gTAAGACGATTGAAAACATGCGGAAAAGATTTAATTTGGAACTCGTATCGTGTCCCGTCAGAATATGA